Within Sorghum bicolor cultivar BTx623 chromosome 2, Sorghum_bicolor_NCBIv3, whole genome shotgun sequence, the genomic segment ATCTGCCTCATCCTCACCTTCTTCGGCTACCTCCCCGGCATCATCTACGCCGTCTGGGCCATCACCAAGTAGCCTGCAGACGGAGGCTGTGTCCCCTGCCATTCAGCTCGCCTCTTCAAGGTACTCCCTCCGATCTCTACCCTTCTTCAGCAGCTTTTGCTGTACTGCTCGATCAGGCCGGCGGGTTAACTTATCTGACCGATCAATTTGTTTTATCTGCTCATATATGGTGGACAAGCAGGCGATGAGCTGATGATGATGGGGGACGTGGTGCGTGTGGTGACTCCGGCCGTCGCGCGCCCGCTGTGAAATATGGTGTCGATTTGAGATGTGATtccttccttttctttgttagttgctgctgctggtgtCCCCCGTCTCCAATCCCTTTTCCATGGGGATTTGAGATGTGCCTCCTCAGCTGCGTCGTCCGATCCAGTTCCTCTGCACATTCGATCTCCTCCATGTACTGCTTCGATTGATGCTGGATTATTAATTCCTAGTTGTTTGTTTAACCAGttcgtcttctttttttttaccttCGATTGTGTATTTGTTCGGTTACATACTAAGAGTATCTTCATCAGATCAGTAGTAGTACTAGTTGTTTGTTTTGGTTGGGTCGTTGGGAGATGGGAATTGATGGACCAGCTGCCATTGTTTTGCATTGTCTGGTGAAATGAGCTAGCTAAGCCTCTGCTGATCTGCTCTCCTCGGGTAGCTCAGCTAAGCTGCACGTTTCAAACGGAACGGGCGGTGGAACGGATCGCGGAAAGGGAGTGGCGACGAAAACCATGGCCCACTTGTCGCGTTCCCAAATGGCCAAATCCCAGTGGAGTGAGTGGTACCCCGGTACGTGGCTAGTCCCTGTCGAGCGAGGCTGttgttttttcttcttttgttgGCAGTATGTATCGATCCTCGATTTGCGATCCCTATCGTTTACCACCGGCCTCCACCTGTGTTGGCTTTGGCTAcctttttcttcttccttttGAAAATTGGGCAATCGGGATTTGGGGGTGCTGGCAGGTGACAGGTCACAAAATGCCAGCTGACCTGCGTGGCGCCTAGCGTCAATGCGTCATGTGATGTGTATGTGCAACGGCAGTGTACGAATCAGCAGGGTAAAGGATGAGGATGTAGTAAAGAGACGGGGGTTTTACTTCTCGTTTATGTCTTGTTTGGATGCATGAGTATCCAATTCAATTTatgtgtgttggagtggattaaaATGAAACTTAGTTATATTTCAATTCATTTTAACACGTCAATTTatgtgtgttggagtggattaaaATGAAACTTAGTTATATTTCAATTCATTTTAACACGTGTGGATTGAGATGTACACATCCAAATAAGTTCTTACAGTAGAAATAAGTCTACGATAACAGGATGAGACAAAAAGAAATAGCATGGAGCGGGGACATACCCAAGGAGACGCCGTCAGAACTTACCGTACTTGAATTCACTACTACTCGTACGTCTCTACCTTTTTTCTGTTAAGTACCACAACGCTATATATTGGGGAAAAATGACACGTCGTTTCTGACCGGGCAAGTGAGCGACGGAGCGCAAGAGAGCCCGGCGGCAACGGGCACTACCATACCATGCCCATCATCTTTGGGGAAGAACACCCCACCAACAGACCAGCTTGTTGGACGTGCAGCATCCATGCGGATGCGGCCCTGCTCGCCTTCTCGTTGACTTTCGTTTTCTTTTGAGAACCACCTGGTTCTCCGAGGGCTGCGGCCGGCCGAAAGCAACCGTGGCCCATCAAACAGCCTCCGGCCCTTCACCGCCCGCCCAAACAATCGAGGTTCCGGAAACGAAAACATATTGCACACTGGCATGGCATTGTATCGATTCACATCGGACCTCAAGGTTTCCACTAATACAAGCCTATCATGTATTAACGTGTTTGGTTCGGCGGAGTGTAAGGCCAGTGTCACAATGATGTTTCATTTGAGTTTCATAGACATTAAATATACTGATATGACATTATATTAATAAAGAAAGAGGTGATAAAAGTTTTATAGAAGTAGAGATAATTTCATGGGATAAAATTCTTCTACATTGTTTTCAAAATATAGATGTATTGGAAACTAGGTTATGAAACCCCACATGGCCTAACGACATCTGCGGTTGGTTAGGACCGGCCGGTTATAAAGGTTACACgcggtcaaaaaaaaaaagacgatCTGTTCATCCCTGATACCGTCCCTTTTAGGTCTGGGCGTTCGGTCTGACCGAACCGAACCGATCGGTTCCTCGGTCATTTTGAAAGTTCGGTCATCAAAAAACAAAGACCGATCGGTTAGTTGAAAAAATAAAGACCGAGCAATTTCGGTCTCGGTTAGTTCGGTTCGGTCTCGGTCATGACCGAACTAACCGGACTAGCAGATTTGTATCAAATTTCAGCAGCATGTttatacaaaataatacaaatatTTTGGTTCTTCTTATTCAAATACTAACTACAGCAACATCTCACAACTCACAAGTCACAAATTCACTATGACACAACAAAAACAACACACAATCAAGTcttaaaaaagataaaaaaaaatagtttagGACTCCCACCAGAGAATTTCGGTTAGTTCGGTTAACCGACACTTATACCCGAACTAACCGTATAAAGTTCGGTTAGTTAGAAGCAGGGACCGAATTTATGACCGAAAAGTTCGGTCTCGGTCAGTTCGGTCTCGGTCTGTTCGGTTAATTATGCCCAGAGTGAGTCCCTTGTCCGATTACTCCACATCCGTCTCCCTCCTATATCCAGTTGGTTTACACTTGCAAGGGCTTGATGGTAGGCAACTCTCATGACTGACCGCTGACTTCAGTAGGGATGGCAGCCAGTGTCATAGCAAAGCAGCTAAAAGAAGCCACAGCAAAGTCCAGCACCACAAACTTGATACTGTGATACAGCCACCTCTCCCTGCAACTTAGGGATACAGCCAGTGTCATAGCAAAGCCACAGCAATCTGGATTGAACCATGCCTTGCCGCGAGCAACAGCAAAAACCAAACGGATGCCCAGAAACAACTGCAATTCAGGTGACGGGTACCGTAGCACCACAAGTTTACAGCATGACTGTCCAATGGTTTCTGCTGGGCACAGGTGAAGATTTTCACACCAGTTATCTGCACCTGAAAAAACATATCGCATCCCCCCACGAACAGAGACTATCTAGCCTAGTCCATGATCTATTAGATAATATACCTCCAGTGAATAGAAGCATGTAAAGCCAACAGAGCATAGATTCAGGTTTTCAAAACATTCAAAGGCATAAAAGCACATCAGAAGCTAACTCCTAGCACTTTAGCAGATGCACATCTTTAAAACCAACAATATAGCATCAACTGCTGCTTAAGCAAGTGTTACCGACCCAATGGATCTTCCTGGAAGAGGCCAAAACTCATTGCATTGTCTCATACTAACAGAAACAAAAATACAGCCAACCGCATTCAAGAGTTCCAATGGAATTGAAAATACCGCCACCTCCCCCTGCAACTCGAACAGATTAGACAACCAAACAATCCACTGTAAACTATAGTTCTAATTACTCTGCCTCATCTGTGTCTCgactcttcttctttttcttctcctttttcttCTCACTTTTCTCGTCTCCCGCACCATCTACATGCTCAGCACTCTCTGGATCCACAGCGGCGCTTCCTTCcttgctcttcttcttcttcttcttcttttcgctGCCCTTCTCATCAGCCACATCAGCCTTCTCTGCCTCCTTCACTTCCACCGCGTCTGCTGATTCTGATTCGCCcttatctttctttttcttcttcttcttctcgctcTTCTCCCCTTCCACTGCCTCGGCAGCTTCCTCAACCTTGATCTTCTTGGCCGGAACAGAAGCATCGTCGTCATTGTTCTCATCCTTCtgcctcttctttttcttctccttgACCTCTTCATGGATGACTGCGTCCTGCTCCACCTTCACCTTCTCTGGCTCAGGAGCAGCTGCAATGCTAGCAATCGATACATCACCACCAGTGGGAAGCACCACTTCCACATTGCGAAGCCACTCGGCTGGGGTCTTCTCATTTGGCTTCCCATGCTTATCAAGGAGGCCCTCGGCGATCATTTTCTTCTTCTTGAGTGCCACTGGACCAAGCCCCCACTTCCTTGGGTATGTGTCTCTGTCCATCACAACCCTCTTGATCTTTGCAACAGCACCATGGTCACAGGTTGCCATAACAGCAGTGGTCATCTCGGCAATTCCTATGGCAATCGCCTCCCCCTTTGTTGTCATCAGAACAACCTCCTCCCCTGTCTCGATATCATTCTCAAACCGGAGCAGGCCAGGGATCATAAGCTTAGCACCATAGCAGATAGCATTCACGGCAGAATCCTTCACGACAAGCCTCTTGTAGCTTGTAAGCAGTACCTCCAGTGGCATGACGACGCGCCTCAAGTAGGACTCGTCCTTGTAGTTGTCAAGCGACCACATGGCGTCCATCACGTCGTGCATGGTCACCATGTTGTCCTGCTCCCCGAGGATCCCCGACCGGACACGACGCAGCTCCTGCATATGTGCGCCGACACCAAGGAGCAGCCCAAGGTGCACACACAGGGTCCGCACATAGGTGCCTGCCTCGCAGGAGATCCAGAACACCGCGAGGTGGCGCTCGGGGTCGTGCTCCAGGAGCTTGCTCTCGTAGATGGTCCGCACCCTGAGCTGGCGCTTGACCGCGGAGATGAGCGGCGGGCGCTGGAACACGGCGCCCGTGAGCGCCTCTAGCGCACGTGCCACGCGCGCGGTGTCCGGCACGGCGGCGTGGAAGCGGGCGACGCAGACGTACTCCTTGCCGGCGCCCTGCTGCGACTTGACAAGGCGCGTGGCGCGGTCCACGCAGACGATGAGGTTACCGGTGACCTTGGGGTCGAGCGTGCCGCTGTGGCCGGTCTTCTCGGCGCGGAGGATGCGCTTGATCCAGGCGACCACCTCGTGGGAGGACGGGTTCGACGGCTTGTCGAGGTTGATGACGCCgtagcggaggtgctcggcgaggGGGCGCTTGAGCGGTGAGTGGCCTGAGGGGAGCGGGGTGTAGTGGCCAGTGCGGACGTTGAGGCGGTCGTAGTTCTTGAGGAGGAGCGGCCAGGTGGAGGTGTCGAGGGACGGCACCAGGGACTGGGGCTTGATTAGGTAGCCATCAGTCTTCTCCTCGGCCTCGGCGAGCGACGGCGGGTCGGTGGCGGGGATGTCCTTGGACttgtgcttcttcttcttcttggatttGGTTTGCTCGGAGGCGGGGGATGCGACGGCCGGCGGCGTGGACGACATGGCGGCGGGATGGGGAATTGGGGAAGGCGGGTACCTTTCTGGTTGCCGCGGAGACGTAGGGGgaaagggtttagggtttagtgaGTATAGAATGGGCTGATGGGCTTGTAGGATGGACCGTGTTAGAAAGCAAAAACGAGACTGATTTGGCCCAATAACCTGAAGTTGGATTGAAAACGTGATCATATTTTGCCACCAAAAATGAATACAAAGTGGATCGTTCAAAGATTAACAAAAAAAAGCCTACAAAAATCAGTTACTATTTGGTTCACTGGCAGAGTTTAGTATGCTCGTATGAATTTGGTTGTGGACCGAGAAAGAGGTATCATATAGTCTAAAAGAGTTTAGTAGTAGTTACTAGATTTTAGCTCTTAAGATCCTAAATAATAAAGTAGCTAATCTCGTAAAAGACTATCAATTTAATAAACTACATAGTTACTAATAAATGGCCTAAATTTAGACTTTAGACCAGGGCCAAAGTTAGGCACTGCGCGAGTGAGAAAAAAGACTCGACGAGCTTTGACTCATAACTCATGGGTGAATGGAGCTAACGTGTCATCTTAAAAGTATATTTATCTTCGAGTAGATTTCTCAACAAAAAAgaagaaatacaaaataaaaaaatagagagaCTAAATATAACGGAACGACTAAGTAGTGTGCCTCTTATAAAGTTTGATTTAAAGACAAAATAAAACACATGATGCAATCTCAAACACTATTTAGAGTCTGATCTCAAGATAATAGTGTGTGTGTGCAGATATTGTGTAGAGTTTGATTTAAATACAAATTAAAACATATGATGCCATCTCAAACACTATTTGGAGTATGGGCTCAAGATAAATTGAAATACACAGACGATAATTGAATAAATGCCAAAGCGTCCAAGTGAGTTAGAGCACCGAGCACCACACGTTTATTTGATAAATTTCAAGCCGCAAATCATCTAGATAAACTATGCAACAAGTTGTATGTTCTGTCGCAACTCACGAGTATATTTGTCAGTTATTATTCAAATAGACGTCATGCTATAAAAAATTGCATATGGACATTTTGGTGTGACCATAAATCAATGCAATTTGATTGCCTTTGCATAGGAACGACACTAAACTTGGGAAGCTAAATTTTGGCATAGCTTCTTAGGCCGCAAACCGAACATGTCTAAACACTTCATGCTATATTTTACCGAGAACACTTTTTATTATATACATGGCAAAAGAGATGACTAGACCGTAGAGTTCTATTTCTCGTCTTATCCATTATGCCATAcaaaaaattttgttttttaaaaatatattacACTATTTTATTGCTCATATTCACATGTATATTTAGGCATTGAAATCGGCCTGGTAATTATTTAAGTCGTGGAATGTTGCAAGCTTGGCTAACGGGAAAAAACACAAACTAGAAAAATATTTGCTTTCGCTCTCTTAAATGACAGTAACCCTCTTGAGTAAAAATCGTGTTATTAAGATCTGTTGGAATTAGCTAAACTTTTGTATAAATTGCATTAGTTAGAGAAAAGGTAGCTAAGACCATTTTTAATGAGAGTTTCATGACATAGTTTTCGACACATCTAAATTTTGGAAATAGTGCAGAATAGTTTTATCATcataaaactctctctactctcataaaactcttatcatctttctcttcattaatatattaccacatcagcatatttaatgtccaTGAAACTCTAATAAAACTCCACTGAGACTGGTCTAATAATTCTTTATAAACTGAATTATTTTAATCAATTAGAGGTTTAGAACTTTTCTTTTATCAGCTAACAACTTATTTTAGTCAATACAAATATCACTTTACCTGGTGTGGAAAATTCTTGGCTCATGTGTGCGCAACTGCGCATCATGCCGTTAGAAAAGGAAGGTTGACCTTTGGAGCTTCATACAAAAGGGTAGGCATGCAATAACCCAACAATGGAGGTATGAAAATGTAAGAGCTCGAGACTGAACTGTGATGAGAGATTTGCGACGACCCCCCAAATGGGGAAAACCAGAGCTAATCCAAACCCCCGTCGATCTGAACTCCCTCAAATCCCGCAACCGGACCTCTAATCCCTTCCAAATCCCATTTCCGATCCAATGCCTCCCACCGGCGACGAACCGTCGGCCGCCGCCGGCATCTCCTTCCCCGACGCGGATGGCGGTGGCGGCGATTCTGAAGACGGCGACTTCGCCGGCGCCCACCTCCTCGACCCCACCGATCCGGGCCTCCCCAACCCCACCACTTCCTCCGCCACCGGCCTGCCCCACGCGATCCCTGCAGCCGGGAGCGGCGGCGGCCCGGTGACCTCCGGCAACGGCGGGGAGCGGCGGCCTCTGTTCCAGCGCCTCTGGaccgaggaggacgagatcgtgATCCTCCGCGGCTTCGCTGAGTTCACCGCCGCGCGCGGCACGGCGTTCGCGTCGCACCAGTACGACACCGACCCCTTCTACGAGGACATGCGCCGCCGCCTCCAGCTCGACTTCTCCAAGAGCCAGCTCGTCGAGAAGCTCCGCCGCCTCAAGCGCAAGTACCGCAATTGCGTCTCCCGCCTCCGCGAGTCCGGCGCCACCTTCACCTTTCGCTCCCCGCACGAGCAGGCCATCTTTGAGATTGCGCGCAACATCTGGCGCCCCACAAACAAACACGGCCGCGATCCCTCGGCCGACTCTGACGATgaagacgccgccgccgcggcacaGATACCGGCCAACACCAGCCCCAACGGAGAAGTCAAGTCCCCGTCCTCTGCACGGCAGCGTCGCCGCAGGCGGGTGACGGAATTCAACCCTGCCACTGGCGCCGCCCCTGCCACAAACATGTTGCAGCCCCCTCAGCCAGTGCAATTGTCTGTGTCAGTGCCTGTCAAGATGGATGACTCCCTCCCAGCACAGCCCCAGACTCCAATGCCAGTGATGGTGACCATGGATGGCTCAGAGCCTCTCAGGTTGCCAGTCGTGTCGCCTCAATCAGGAATTTCTGATGCTGAGAAGACTTGCCTGACTCCTCTATTTAAGGAGATGATACGCGCAGCGATAAATGTCGGAGCAAACCCTTTCGGTGCAAAAATGCCTGAGCCGCCGCTTGGGTTGCCCATGGAAGGGGAGAAGTGGCGGAAGCAGCGGATTTTAGAGCTGGAGGTGTACTTGAAGAGGATCGAGCTGCTGCAGGATCAGGCGAAGGCAACGCTTGAGGAGCTCAGGTCCTCCACCCCTGGGACTTAATGCATGATAAGATGAGATTTCTTTTGTTTTAGGATTCTTGCTCTGATTTTAGTGTAGATGCTTAGGCATTTTTGCATATTTTACGTCCATAAAAGAATACTGTTAACCTGGTTGGGGCTTGGAACTAGTTTATTTTTTGTTCTATATGTTCATGTAATATTAGCTTTCATTTATGATCTTCTTTCTTTATAACATAGGTTCATGGTCCTTTATTTACTGTGGTAGCAGTATGCTTTGAGTGAACAGTAAGGTACCCTATAGAAAGATGATTTGTTCCAATTAATTTATTAAGATTAACATTACATATTATTGTTATTTTTGTGTTGGGCTGTTGGTTTCGTATTCACTTTTGTGTCTGCCGTCAGTGAATTGTTATGATTTATATCAAAGTGTCAAATTGGTTTATAATATTGATGAATGATGATGAATAGACTTGTTTTAGAAAGGTCATGGAGCTTGTATAGGGTAAAAGCGCATGATCTACAGATCTTCTTGAGAAAGGCAATACAAGTGAGTGGAAGTTTGATTTGTGTTGATAATGGTTATGGCCCCTCCCTTTTTTTGTAAAGATGCAGTCATGCTTATTGCATCTGACCCATGTGATTGCATCTGAATTTCCACCATGAGAATATTGCAAAGCTGTAGGAATATGGTCATGCTTATTCCTCAAAGCACTGCCATTCTGGAGATATATGCGGCCTTTTTGTGCATCAATCAAATCTGGAGACAGGGCATCGTGTTTAACAGAAACTTGCACACTATATCTGCATAGAGCAGAATGTCAGAATGACACATGTTATTTTGATGTTGGTACATGGCGATTATCGGGCGGGTTTTAGATAAGAGGGGCCTAGTCACCACTCACCAGCTCTTTGATGCCTGTTGAAGCCACTGCAATTGTTGTTGCCAGACTAAAGCCGCTGCAATTATTCAACCTGTTCGCTTCTACTACTTAccgctgctgctgcggctgccGCTACAAACGAACACTTGTGCAGCACTGTTCcttgtgctgctgctgcagcagccAGCAGTTGCAGCTTGCTGTTCCGCTGTTATTGGCAGATCCTTCTCCCTAGTTGTTCTGTTATTGGAGACATGGGAAGTTAGTGGGGGAGATAAGGAGGAAAAGTAAAACAAGGGGGCAGATGTATGTAAACTTCATTTGTTTGATGAATCATTCAGAAAGCACCATTTTATAGTTCGTTCTGAGTGGTTCAATTAATGGATGGTGGATGCTATTTTAATTTCAGAATGGGTTGTGTTGTTTTCCTTCCAACTGCAATTTGGAAGTGGTGGTGGggtgtttgtgtgtgtgtgtgtgggggggggggggggttacaTATCAAATTGGCCTTAGCTTCTATTTTAATTGATTAATTTGAAGTACAAGACTGAATTAACCGAATTCCATATCGGTGGAGATAGTCATATCAGAGCTTGGGAATCCCGAGTCCTTGTGACTTTCAGCAATACATTTTGTTGGATACGTGTTCAATTGCCTTTATGGTTTCTTCATGGCTCCCGTTAACCATGCCATTGTTTGCTTATTCGTTGTCTTTTGTAAAATTTGCATGTCCATCATTTGATGTTCCAATGTTCAAACAGGTTGTGAGACGATTTTCCCTCGCCCTTTTTAATTTTTGTCAGTCCAACATTTGAAATTGGAAGATATGTCCTCTTGGTGAATCTACCATCCATTaagcaatgtttttctcttacaacaaatcagcaaacGGCAGTTCAGCGGGGCATTGCAAGTTCCGTTACTACTTTTGCCACGTATCGCAAGTTCTTTGCTTGGTTGTTTGAAGCGTGGCCTTGCAACCCTACTATGCAATCAAGAGCAAGAAACCGACGTCCGGGCCGGAGAATCCGCACAGCACCTTGCTGAGAGTACGGCTGGACCCGAGTGGTGTGCAAGTTTGATGATCAAACTCCACTCTTGCTAGGAAAGAAAATGGGTTAAGAATGCTGCTTTGACTTGTGGCCAGGCTGAATTTCTTTCAATGCTTTTTTTTTTAGTTATGGTTCCATGGAACTTGTTCTGTATTCTTTACTTATGAGCCTACCAATCTTGTGATTGATAAAGTTATTACAGGTGGTTTAGCATCGATGAGAATGTTGCTAAAAAGATTATTCTTTAATATGAGCATACACTAGACTTGGAGACTCAGAACCAATTATTCAAATAGCCATGTTTCTCCATAATTAATTTAATTGAACGAAATGACCCTCACTTTCCTCTTTTTATGTAATCCTAGTAGCAAGTCATTAAGTTTTCCCATGTACTCGTATACAATAGGTTTCAGGTTCTTGGCCACTACTTTCTTGAAAAATGAAAGAGCGTTCTTGGCCATACAATAGGTTTCAGGTTCTTGGCCACTATCTTGAAAAATGAAAGAGCGTTTTTTCCCATGAGCATACATCTAGACTTGGAGTACATATACAATAGGTTCTTGGCCACCACTTTCTTGAAAAATGAAAGAGCGTTGCTCGTATCCATCGGTCTAAAAAGAAAGTCTTGTTTCAGGTTGTGTTGTGCACATATCGGCGGGTGGCGGTTTGTATCCACCACTACTATAAAATAGATATTGTAACACACTGTCGTATTTGGCTGGCTGTAAAAGCGGCTAATGCTAATATTGATGTTGATTTTTATTGCGAGAGCAAAACACTGACCGCAAAATTATGGTTGATAAGTAAAAAATATGCTGCAACACACTCTTTGTAACTTGGTATACACTCTTTGTAACTTGCTATACACTCTggcttcgtttggctgataagccataacAAAAAGTACTGTTGACTGATTTgtcgtgagagaaaaacactgctgaatgccCGATAGATTCGGcttataagctcaagcgaacaagggAGCACAAAACTATATCATTTATTGAGTATATGAAATCTGTTAGTCGGTCTATTGAAAATTTATTATCCAAAATTCATATTATGGGAGAAAGCATTTCCAATGTCACCCCAAAcaatgtatttttttttcttatttcgaTGTATACTTATAATCCGGTGTATTAACAATAAAATCAATATTGATTTAGTGTGGCAATACCTATAATACTATCTCACGTTGACCcttttttttaatcttttttaCTCCCTTCAAAAAgctaaaacatcttataatttaaaatgataatttgaaatggaatgagtatttttttaaaaaaaagtctaAATAACTATCTCCATACAATTTATTATGTTGAGGCGGAGAGGCCAAAATTAGGTAAATATAAATACTGGTGAAGGTTTTAGATGTCTAAAGTTATTTTGAAcatttcacttgattattatatGCCATCTTGATCATTGCTACACCCATCTCAAAAGAATGCATTTTCTAGGTTTGGTTTAAGTCAGACTATCTAAAATTTGTCAgtttttatagaaaaatattattaatatttatgattcTGAATAATTATACTGGAAAAATATAGAATTGAATATTTTAAATCGCCTGCCCAGAAAGATGACACTCCATAATTACCTTTATACAAATACAAAAAATCGTGTGAAAACATAGGTCAGCAGAATCAATTTCTGCGAGCCCAACGACGCCATCAACTCAGCCGACTCCGCAGCGGATGCAGATTCAGTGACTTTGCTTTACAAAGTCACGTTGTAACTTCCCCTATGCTATCTATCGTCCAATCAAGATCCAACGAGGAAGATCGATTCAAGGTCTGTGTCTTGTTTCTTCTTTCACACGAACTCCCCTGCACGGCCGTCGACTCGTATCAGCTCCACACGCTCGCCGCATCGTGTGGCCACGCCGGCCGACCGCTCAACATGCCTCCCACCGTGCTGGCCGCAAGCTAGCCTCGGCGACTGCGCACGTTCGCCGCGCCGCCCTCCGCGATGGCAGTGCGCGCTCGCCGCATCCCATGTCCGCGGTGGCCTGCTCACCGTGCAGTGCAGCCCTCTGCGACATCCTCGCGCGCTCGCCCCATGCCGTGCCTGCGAGGCCGCCTTGGCCGCCCGCTCGCTGTGCCCTGTGCCCATGCCGGACAGCCACTCGCCACGCTTCCACGCTGCCCCACGCGCTGGCCGTGCACGTACACAGAGTTGCCCGCGAGGCACCGCGCGCGCCAGGCCACCAGCAAGTGCTGCGCCTCCGCCTGGCGGTGCTCCGACAAGTTCGGGTCGACGCCCGCGCCGCCGTGGATGGCAAGCTTAGTGGTGAACATGGTGCCGTTGTCGTCGGCATCAACGAAGAAGAAGGCGTGGCGCAGGTCGTCGACGGAGAGCCACAGCAGCATGGTTGACTATGGCCTCGGCTACGGGTTCTAGTGGTCGGGGCTGCTTCGTGTCCTCACCAGAAGACAAGGGAGGGCAGCCCGCCAGAGCTGGTCATGAACTCATGATCACCGGCATGGAACTGCCACAGACTGCTGCCGTCTGCCGAAGTGGACGAAAAATgctaaggccatgtttagttccctacctaaatttttttcgtccatcccatcaaattttggacacatgcatggaacattaaatatatataaaaaaataaactaattacacagtttgattgaaaacCGTGAGacgatcttttaagcctagttacttcatgattagccttaagtgctacagtaactcacatgtgctaatgatagattaattatgcttaatagatttgtcttgtagtttcccgATGAGCTAtgttatttgtttttttattagtttctaaaaacctctcccgatatccttccgacacattcgatgtgacacctaaaatttttttatctctaatctaaacagggcctaagtgtTGCAACCCTTTGCATTGTATGCGTGCTGAGTCATTGGATAGAAAGTTACAATGTAACTTTGCTTTTGCTCTGTAAAGTCACCCAATCTGGCTCCCTCCGCAGCATCGGCCCTCAGAGCACCTCGCTGCTCGAGGCTTGAGCAGAGAGGCCTCGTCTCCCCCTTTCGGCCTTTCCCCCTCAGGCCTCAAAAAGACTCGCCTCGATTCTCGATCAAAACGCGCGCCAAAAATGGCCGGCCTCAGCGGCGGCGGAGGCTGGGGCGGCTactgcga encodes:
- the LOC8079384 gene encoding H/ACA ribonucleoprotein complex subunit 4, with amino-acid sequence MSSTPPAVASPASEQTKSKKKKKHKSKDIPATDPPSLAEAEEKTDGYLIKPQSLVPSLDTSTWPLLLKNYDRLNVRTGHYTPLPSGHSPLKRPLAEHLRYGVINLDKPSNPSSHEVVAWIKRILRAEKTGHSGTLDPKVTGNLIVCVDRATRLVKSQQGAGKEYVCVARFHAAVPDTARVARALEALTGAVFQRPPLISAVKRQLRVRTIYESKLLEHDPERHLAVFWISCEAGTYVRTLCVHLGLLLGVGAHMQELRRVRSGILGEQDNMVTMHDVMDAMWSLDNYKDESYLRRVVMPLEVLLTSYKRLVVKDSAVNAICYGAKLMIPGLLRFENDIETGEEVVLMTTKGEAIAIGIAEMTTAVMATCDHGAVAKIKRVVMDRDTYPRKWGLGPVALKKKKMIAEGLLDKHGKPNEKTPAEWLRNVEVVLPTGGDVSIASIAAAPEPEKVKVEQDAVIHEEVKEKKKKRQKDENNDDDASVPAKKIKVEEAAEAVEGEKSEKKKKKKKDKGESESADAVEVKEAEKADVADEKGSEKKKKKKKSKEGSAAVDPESAEHVDGAGDEKSEKKKEKKKKKSRDTDEAE
- the LOC8063531 gene encoding probable transcription factor At3g04930, encoding MPPTGDEPSAAAGISFPDADGGGGDSEDGDFAGAHLLDPTDPGLPNPTTSSATGLPHAIPAAGSGGGPVTSGNGGERRPLFQRLWTEEDEIVILRGFAEFTAARGTAFASHQYDTDPFYEDMRRRLQLDFSKSQLVEKLRRLKRKYRNCVSRLRESGATFTFRSPHEQAIFEIARNIWRPTNKHGRDPSADSDDEDAAAAAQIPANTSPNGEVKSPSSARQRRRRRVTEFNPATGAAPATNMLQPPQPVQLSVSVPVKMDDSLPAQPQTPMPVMVTMDGSEPLRLPVVSPQSGISDAEKTCLTPLFKEMIRAAINVGANPFGAKMPEPPLGLPMEGEKWRKQRILELEVYLKRIELLQDQAKATLEELRSSTPGT